In Lacrimispora indolis DSM 755, a genomic segment contains:
- a CDS encoding GntR family transcriptional regulator encodes MGAPKYQKIKQDLMEEIKDASVNTPIASERELAGRYKASRMTVRNALNELVEEGVLYRDKNKGTFVADQRLMKKNTSAETLNKPIDDTYDYNVIYFSSCFSDETMASYLEIGPEDRMIRIVRLNRKNGKPLSVEEIYLIQSLINDSDYNNLNKLLDLKGYIDEGSVTQKFLPITVPVKYINLLHVKLNTPIIMVESIIVSKSGTPVVYIREFNNPFEKIIEITT; translated from the coding sequence ATGGGGGCTCCGAAATATCAGAAAATAAAACAGGACCTTATGGAAGAAATTAAGGATGCGTCTGTCAATACCCCTATTGCCTCTGAACGGGAACTGGCTGGCCGGTATAAGGCCAGCCGCATGACTGTGCGTAATGCTTTAAATGAACTGGTGGAAGAGGGAGTATTATACAGAGATAAAAATAAAGGGACGTTTGTTGCAGATCAAAGGCTGATGAAGAAAAACACATCGGCGGAAACTCTGAATAAGCCCATAGATGATACCTACGATTACAATGTGATCTATTTCAGTTCCTGCTTTTCCGATGAAACGATGGCTTCTTATCTGGAAATCGGGCCTGAGGACCGGATGATCCGGATCGTCCGCTTAAACCGGAAGAACGGAAAGCCCTTAAGCGTTGAGGAAATCTATTTGATTCAAAGTCTGATCAATGACAGCGATTATAATAACTTAAATAAGCTTTTGGATTTAAAAGGATACATTGACGAAGGCTCGGTCACACAAAAGTTTCTGCCAATTACGGTGCCTGTAAAATATATTAATCTGCTTCATGTTAAGCTGAATACCCCCATCATCATGGTTGAAAGCATCATTGTAAGCAAAAGCGGAACTCCGGTCGTGTATATCAGGGAGTTTAACAACCCCTTTGAAAAGATTATTGAGATAACTACTTAA
- a CDS encoding transporter substrate-binding domain-containing protein produces MKKMLPFLLTMTAVLLAGCSSSPAPANPPSSAESTKAAADTTGAADSASTAGETNQTRKVIVATGGSGEPYSLLGDDGKTWTGIDAEMWSEIARRTGWEVEPKQVEFSALFGELDTGRVNAAANCFATTPARMEKYITSHPYYGDAQCIIVNEDKADVNSFDQLKGLTIGVAQGQASQVSVEAMAETYDWKVTVYETSDTGYQDLYLKRIDAMATTDSLVYKYENLQNMKFHILDERLMSNNVAYFFQKNDEGQALCDEVNKVLDQMMEDGTTSKIITKWMYSDMTKLIQE; encoded by the coding sequence ATGAAAAAAATGTTACCTTTTTTACTGACAATGACTGCTGTTCTTCTGGCAGGCTGCAGCAGCAGTCCGGCACCGGCCAATCCACCATCTTCGGCGGAATCCACAAAAGCAGCAGCGGATACTACGGGCGCTGCAGATAGCGCAAGTACTGCAGGCGAGACGAACCAGACCCGTAAGGTCATCGTTGCCACCGGTGGTTCCGGGGAGCCCTACAGTCTTCTTGGCGATGACGGCAAGACGTGGACAGGCATTGATGCGGAGATGTGGAGCGAGATTGCCAGGCGTACAGGCTGGGAGGTAGAACCAAAGCAGGTGGAGTTTTCCGCCCTCTTCGGTGAACTGGATACGGGGCGTGTGAACGCAGCGGCAAATTGCTTTGCAACAACGCCGGCCCGTATGGAGAAATACATCACATCCCACCCCTACTATGGAGATGCCCAGTGCATCATTGTCAATGAGGATAAGGCCGATGTAAATTCCTTTGATCAGCTAAAGGGGCTGACCATCGGCGTGGCTCAGGGCCAGGCCTCCCAGGTGTCTGTGGAAGCCATGGCGGAAACCTACGATTGGAAGGTTACAGTTTATGAGACAAGTGATACCGGATACCAGGACCTATATTTAAAGAGAATCGATGCCATGGCAACCACAGACAGCCTTGTTTATAAGTATGAAAACCTTCAGAATATGAAATTTCACATTTTGGATGAGCGCCTTATGTCCAATAACGTTGCCTACTTTTTCCAAAAGAACGACGAGGGACAGGCTCTCTGCGATGAAGTCAACAAGGTACTGGACCAGATGATGGAGGATGGAACCACTTCTAAAATCATTACCAAATGGATGTATTCCGACATGACGAAGCTGATTCAGGAATAA
- a CDS encoding double-cubane-cluster-containing anaerobic reductase, with amino-acid sequence MVQKNTELPRVFDSFAEARKNGFLAMKKLKCSGKGVVGQFCTYTPLEIFMAADLVSVSLCSTSDETIPEAEKVLPANLCPLIKSSYGFAITDKCPYMYFSDLVVGETTCDGKVKMYELLGQTKNVHVLELPHRQNTPEAKALWRAEMVRLVERVEKDFGVAITDEMLKEAIRKRNVERRLLKEVYELSTMCPPPISGLRQLQILFGAQFKFDWQEKVDEIQNAIDSIKEAYCNGERPIPEQAPRILITGCPMGGVTEKVVKVIEDAGAVVVAFENCTGAKQMDRQCREEGDPITNIADHYLNIGCSVMTPNPNRFELLGRLCDQFQVDGVVEMTLQACHTYAVESYTVKTFLKERNIPYLHLETDYGTSDIGQLSTRAGAFVEML; translated from the coding sequence ATGGTTCAGAAGAATACGGAATTACCCAGGGTATTTGACAGTTTCGCAGAAGCAAGAAAAAACGGGTTTCTCGCCATGAAGAAACTTAAATGTTCAGGCAAGGGGGTGGTGGGCCAGTTCTGTACTTATACTCCTCTGGAGATTTTTATGGCCGCGGATTTAGTGAGCGTAAGCCTTTGCTCCACCAGTGACGAGACCATACCGGAGGCGGAAAAGGTGCTGCCTGCCAACTTATGTCCCCTCATCAAATCCAGTTATGGCTTTGCGATTACGGACAAATGCCCCTATATGTATTTTTCCGATCTGGTAGTGGGCGAGACGACTTGTGACGGCAAGGTGAAGATGTATGAGCTCCTTGGACAGACCAAGAATGTTCACGTCCTGGAACTTCCACACCGTCAGAACACCCCCGAAGCCAAGGCTCTTTGGCGGGCAGAAATGGTAAGGCTCGTTGAGCGTGTGGAAAAGGATTTCGGTGTTGCAATTACGGATGAAATGCTTAAAGAAGCCATACGCAAGCGTAATGTGGAGCGCAGGCTTTTAAAAGAAGTGTATGAGCTCAGTACCATGTGCCCGCCTCCTATCAGCGGTCTGCGGCAGCTGCAGATTCTCTTTGGTGCCCAGTTTAAGTTTGACTGGCAGGAAAAAGTGGATGAGATACAGAATGCCATTGACAGCATAAAGGAGGCCTATTGCAATGGAGAACGGCCCATTCCGGAACAGGCGCCCCGGATTCTGATCACCGGCTGTCCCATGGGCGGGGTGACGGAAAAGGTGGTAAAGGTGATTGAGGATGCAGGTGCCGTTGTGGTTGCCTTTGAAAACTGCACCGGCGCCAAGCAGATGGACCGCCAGTGCCGGGAGGAGGGAGATCCCATCACCAACATAGCTGACCATTATTTGAACATAGGCTGTTCCGTCATGACTCCCAACCCTAACCGGTTCGAGCTTCTTGGCCGTCTGTGTGACCAATTTCAAGTAGACGGTGTGGTGGAGATGACCTTGCAGGCCTGTCATACCTATGCGGTGGAATCTTATACGGTGAAAACATTTTTAAAGGAAAGGAATATTCCTTACCTTCATCTGGAAACGGATTATGGAACCTCTGACATCGGCCAGCTTTCCACCCGCGCCGGCGCATTTGTGGAGATGCTGTAG
- a CDS encoding amino acid ABC transporter permease produces the protein MFDFSYFLEVFPKIASKLQVTLSLTFTAAVFSLVIGIVIAVIGYYRIKVLYPLTRFYLSVLRGTPLVAQLYFFYYGLARLSEIVLNMEPMTAVALVLSLNTGAFMSESIRGALFSVEPGQKEAAAMLGMTELQTILRIVLPQAFRVALPSLFNDLINLLKATSLAFMLGIRDVMGQAKSEGAQSFRYFEIYLAVMLIYWLLVLVLTRIHKVLDWKCTQMY, from the coding sequence TTGTTTGATTTCTCTTATTTTCTTGAAGTATTTCCTAAAATTGCGTCAAAGCTGCAGGTGACTCTCAGCCTGACTTTTACGGCGGCTGTTTTTTCTCTGGTTATCGGAATTGTCATTGCTGTCATCGGTTATTACAGAATTAAGGTTTTATATCCATTGACCCGTTTCTACTTATCCGTGCTGCGGGGAACGCCCCTGGTGGCCCAGCTGTATTTCTTTTACTATGGTCTGGCCCGCCTCAGCGAGATCGTGCTGAATATGGAGCCGATGACAGCTGTTGCCCTGGTTTTGAGCCTGAACACGGGGGCCTTTATGTCCGAGAGCATCCGCGGGGCTTTGTTTTCTGTTGAACCGGGACAAAAAGAAGCGGCGGCCATGCTGGGCATGACGGAGCTTCAGACAATCCTGCGGATTGTTCTGCCCCAGGCTTTTCGTGTGGCCCTGCCGTCCCTGTTTAATGACTTGATCAACCTGCTGAAGGCAACATCTCTGGCGTTCATGCTGGGTATACGGGATGTCATGGGACAGGCAAAGAGCGAAGGCGCCCAGTCTTTCCGTTATTTTGAGATTTATCTGGCCGTTATGCTGATTTACTGGCTGCTGGTTCTGGTTCTTACCAGGATCCACAAGGTCCTTGACTGGAAATGCACACAGATGTATTAA
- a CDS encoding acyl-CoA dehydratase activase: MGGITAGIDCGSATCKGVLMKDKTIAAMCVKPTGWSPKETARAVLAELMEEAGTVRQEMQVIATGYGRVGIDFADKAVTEITCHALGAEYLMPGVRTVIDIGGQDSKVISVEQGKVVSFQMNDKCAAGTGRFLEMSSHRMGIDLSDLSELLKAGKCCSLSSMCAVFADSEIVSLLASGKSREEIAGGILQSVATRVMTLAGRMDLASPVLLTGGLSALYGLPAALERQVGYPVETSSLSRYAGAIGAALRG, from the coding sequence ATGGGGGGCATAACAGCAGGAATTGATTGCGGCTCAGCCACCTGTAAGGGAGTTCTGATGAAGGATAAAACCATTGCGGCTATGTGCGTGAAGCCTACGGGCTGGAGCCCAAAAGAGACGGCAAGGGCGGTCCTTGCGGAACTGATGGAGGAAGCGGGGACAGTCCGTCAGGAGATGCAGGTCATTGCCACCGGGTACGGCAGGGTGGGAATCGATTTTGCAGACAAAGCGGTGACGGAAATCACCTGCCATGCCCTGGGGGCTGAGTACCTTATGCCAGGGGTACGGACGGTCATTGACATCGGAGGTCAGGATTCCAAGGTCATATCGGTGGAACAGGGAAAGGTGGTCTCCTTTCAGATGAATGATAAATGCGCCGCCGGTACGGGCCGTTTTCTGGAGATGTCCTCCCACCGCATGGGTATTGATTTATCGGATTTATCAGAGCTATTGAAAGCTGGTAAATGCTGTTCGCTCAGCAGCATGTGTGCCGTGTTTGCCGATTCAGAAATCGTTTCCCTTCTGGCATCGGGAAAAAGCCGGGAGGAAATTGCCGGGGGGATCCTTCAATCCGTGGCCACCCGCGTCATGACATTGGCGGGCCGCATGGATCTTGCATCTCCGGTGCTTTTAACCGGCGGGCTGTCAGCGCTTTACGGGCTTCCGGCAGCTTTGGAGAGGCAGGTGGGTTATCCGGTTGAGACGTCCTCTCTGTCCCGTTATGCAGGGGCTATAGGAGCAGCCTTAAGGGGATGA